A region from the Cherax quadricarinatus isolate ZL_2023a chromosome 44, ASM3850222v1, whole genome shotgun sequence genome encodes:
- the Gos28 gene encoding Golgi SNAP receptor complex member 1 produces the protein MTQQMSTIEGSPEDVKMSFEDLRKRARQLESEIDVKLVSFSKIAASYGTNVASSSNSETMALLSGDQMYETIAVELEQLLTALTDINERMNSCPHGSSVATIHTLQRHRDILQDYTHEFQRTNNAIKSRREREQLLGNGRNNGKSLAGLSRRDLYLKESEHLISSEGMIDEQITIAVETRDHLKSQREAFKMIQTKVNDLSNRFPLVNTLMTKINIRKRRDSLILGSVIGICLTFMLWWMFF, from the exons ATGACTCAACAAATGTCAACAATAGAAGGGTCTCCTGAGGATGTGAAAATGTCTTTTGAAGATTTAAGGAAGCGAGCACGTCAGCTTGAGAGTGAGATTGATGTTAAGTTAGTGTCGTTCAGCAAGATAGCAGCCAGCTATGGCACTAATGTGgcatccagcagtaacagtgaGACTATGGCACTGCTCTCTGGCGACCAAAT GTATGAGACCATTGCAGTTGAGCTGGAACAGTTGTTAACAGCCCTTACAGATATAAATGAGAGAATGAATAGTTGTCCCCATGGATCATCAGTTGCCACCATACATACCTTGCAACGACACAGAGATATTCTTCAG GACTATACACATGAATTTCAGCGCACTAACAATGCCATAAAATCGAGAAGAGAGCGTGAGCAGTTGCTTGGAAATGGAAGAAACAATGGAAAGAGCCTAGCTGGCCTCTCTCGGAGGGACCTTTACCTCAAGGAGAGTGAACACCTCATAAGCTCTGAAGGAATGATAGATGAACAAATCACAATTGCTGTGGAAACAAGAGACCATCTCAAGAGTCAGCGTGAAGCATTCAAGATGATACAGACTAAAGTGAATGATTTATCAAACAGGTTCCCACTTGTTAACACACTCATGACAAAAATTAACATTCGTAAAAGACGTGACAGTCTCATTCTTGGTTCTGTTATTGGCATTTGTCTAACATTTATGCTTTGGTGGATGTTTTTCTAA